In Flavobacterium sp. CS20, a single window of DNA contains:
- a CDS encoding NAD(P)/FAD-dependent oxidoreductase, whose amino-acid sequence MKEKQTHSIPLESTCKITDEICLPDTKLPRVVIVGGGFAGLALVEKLKHKEVQVVLLDKNNFHQFQPLLYQVATSALEPDSIVFPFRKQFNGYKNVVFRLVEVEEIQPSLNTLITSKGKVHYDYLVIASGTTTIFFGMDKVAENSLGMKDIRDSLNIRHMMLQNLEQAAITCDDDERDALTNFVIVGGGPAGVEMAGALAEFCKYILPKDYPEYPASIMNIYLIEAIDELLSTMSDKASSKTLKYLEDLNVKVLLNEAVSNYDGNEVTTKSDKTILAKNLIWTAGVKGQFPNGIDGKHVVRGNRIKTNANLKVEGYENIFAIGDIATLISKETPKGHPQVAQTAIQQGKYLGDSILNIINNKSIKPFKYKDKGSLATVGKRKAVADLGKFKFAGYFAWLLWSVVHLMSINGFRNRLMVGFNWAVSYFTYEKSNRLIIRNFKPKSSVKNRTK is encoded by the coding sequence ATGAAAGAAAAGCAAACACATAGCATTCCGTTGGAATCCACCTGTAAGATAACAGATGAAATCTGTCTTCCAGATACTAAATTACCTCGTGTGGTTATCGTTGGTGGAGGATTTGCAGGTTTGGCATTGGTTGAAAAACTGAAACACAAAGAAGTTCAAGTGGTTTTACTCGATAAAAATAACTTCCATCAATTTCAACCTTTATTATATCAAGTGGCAACGAGTGCGTTGGAACCTGATAGCATAGTATTTCCATTTAGAAAACAATTCAATGGTTACAAAAATGTAGTATTTCGTTTGGTCGAAGTAGAAGAAATTCAGCCCTCATTAAACACATTAATAACTTCTAAAGGAAAAGTTCACTATGACTATCTGGTAATTGCTTCAGGTACAACCACCATTTTTTTTGGGATGGATAAAGTAGCAGAAAACAGCTTGGGAATGAAGGATATCCGAGATTCCCTGAACATTCGCCATATGATGTTGCAAAATTTAGAACAGGCTGCCATTACCTGTGATGATGATGAACGGGATGCCCTAACAAATTTTGTAATTGTAGGTGGTGGTCCTGCCGGTGTAGAGATGGCAGGAGCATTGGCTGAATTCTGTAAATACATTCTACCCAAAGATTATCCAGAGTATCCTGCTTCCATTATGAACATTTATTTAATAGAAGCCATTGATGAGTTGTTAAGTACAATGTCTGATAAAGCATCTTCGAAAACCCTCAAATATTTAGAGGATTTAAATGTAAAGGTATTATTAAATGAAGCTGTAAGCAATTATGACGGCAACGAAGTCACTACCAAAAGTGATAAGACCATATTGGCTAAAAACCTTATCTGGACGGCTGGCGTAAAAGGACAATTCCCAAATGGTATTGATGGAAAACACGTAGTCAGAGGCAACCGTATTAAAACCAATGCCAATTTAAAAGTAGAAGGCTACGAAAATATTTTTGCCATAGGTGATATCGCAACACTCATTTCCAAAGAAACCCCAAAAGGACATCCACAAGTAGCACAGACCGCTATTCAACAAGGTAAATACCTGGGCGATTCGATATTAAATATCATAAATAATAAATCCATAAAACCTTTCAAATATAAAGATAAAGGTTCCTTAGCAACCGTAGGTAAACGCAAGGCAGTTGCCGATTTGGGCAAATTTAAATTTGCAGGCTATTTCGCCTGGTTGCTGTGGTCCGTTGTTCACTTGATGTCCATAAATGGATTTAGAAATAGATTGATGGTTGGTTTTAATTGGGCGGTAAGTTATTTCACTTATGAAAAGAGCAACCGCCTGATTATTAGAAACTTTAAACCGAAATCTTCGGTTAAAAACAGAACAAAATAA